TGGTTTTATGACGCTCGATGAAATCCCAAGTGGTGCTGTACAGGGCAGCGATTTATGGTTATTAGCCACAGGTACTGCTGTTGGGCCATTTGTTTCTATGCTGTCAACAGCTGAGCCCTGGAAAAGGTTTGAGCGTGTACTGCTAGTATATGGCGCTCGTTTTATCGATGACCTAGCGTATCTAGAGCAATTAAAGGCAATGGAATTACAATATCCACAGCAATTTAAGCTTGTTACCTGCATTACCCGCGAGCCAAATCCAGATGGCTTAACTAGTCGTATTCCTCAAGGTTTGTTAAGCGGTGAAATTGAGCGTTATCTAGGTGTTGAAATTACCCCAGATGATTCGCAAGTAATGATCTGTGGCAATCCCGATATGATTTCTGAAGCGCAAAGCTTGTTGCTTGAGCGGGGCTTGGCGAAGAATTTACGTCGAGCACCAGGGCAAATTACAGTAGAAAAATACTGGTAATCACCTAATTTGTTTTGGATTTAAACTATCATCGCTGTTTAATTGACCATCAATACTATTAACTTTTAACCGTTAATTATTGCCAGTGAAGCAAGGATCAATTATTCTTCACGAATTGATAATTGTTATCATTTTTAATTGGTCTTCAATTTGAATTATTACTTAAGTTGGTTAAGCTGTTGCTAAAGTAACTGTTTAAGTTGATTAGGATTTTCTGAATAAGGTTGGTTTCTGAACTTGCGCAAACACTGGCGTTTTTCAGTGTTAGTTGCTAATGAAACAGCCCGGTAACACGAACGGATATTCCCATCTGTTTGAGGTGATAATCCTGGACCAATTTAACCACTTATACCGAGTATTTAAGGGAGTAATTAATAATGAAGCTTTTAAAAAGCATTGCAATTTTAGGCCTAGCGAGTGTCGCTGGTGTGGTCAATGCAGCTGAGTCTTTAACCGTTTATTCTTACCGTCAAGCCTTCTTAATCGATCCGATCCTAGAAAAGTTTACCCAAGATACAGGTATCAAAGTGGATGTGGTGTTCTCTAAAAAAGGCATCGCAGAGCGAATTCAACGCGAAGGTCAATTATCGCCAGCCGATGTGGTACTGACTTCAGATTTCTCACGCTTAATGGAACTAGTTGAAAAGGACTTAGTTGCACCCGTTAGCAGTGACGTGATCAACGGCAATATTCCTTCACAATTCCGCGCGCCAGACAATACTTGGTATGCGTTAACTCAACGCGTACGTAATGTTTATTCTTCACGCGACCGTTTAGGTAAGCTTGATATCAACTATGAAGATTTAGCCGCACCAAAATACAAAGGCAAGATTTGTACTCGCAGTGGTAAACATCCATACAATGCTGCACTTGTGGCTTCTATGATTGCTCATCACGGTGAAGCTGAGGCGAAAACTTGGCTGCAAGGCGTCAAAGATAACCTAGCCCGTAAGCCACAAGGTAATGACCGTGCACAAGTTAAAGCGGTAAAAGAAGGCCTATGTGATATTGCCATCGGCAACAGCTATTACCTAGGTAAGATGCTAGCTGACCCTAAGCAAGTAAGCTGGGCTGAATCGGTATTCTTAAACTTCCCTAATCAAGCTAACCGTGGTTCACACGTGAATGTTTCTGGTATGGTGTTAGCTAAGCATTCAAAAAACAAAGATAATGCGATTAAGTTAATGGAGTTCTTAACTTCAAACGTGGCGCAACAAGCATACGCAGAAGTGAACTATGAATACCCAGTTAACCCAAGCGTTAAACCTTCTAAACTGGTTGCTTCATGGGGCGAGTTTAAAGCTGACGCACTACCAATTCACAAATTAGCTGAGAATCATCAAGCGGCAATCAAGTTGCTTGATGAAGTGAAATTCGACCTGTAATTGCCCTTTAATTAAAAATGGTTTAATAAAACTCAGTTATTCTGGCGCACTTTGTTTTATAGTGCGCCAGCAAAACGGATAACAATATGATTTTAGGCTTAACCAGAGGCTGGTCGCTTACTGGTTATACGATAGCGGCAATTATTATTTTGCCGCTTTTTGCACTTTTACTGCAGGCAGCAATGCCGGATGAGGAAGTCTTTTCTCATCTTTATGATACGGTTCTCCCAACCTACATTTACAACAGCTTGATGCTGATGTTATTGGTTGGTTTCGGCTCTCTAATTATCGCCATTCCCGCAGCCTGGTTTGTTGCTCGCTGTGATTTTCCCGGACGAAAACAATTTCAGTGGTTGCTGCTACTGCCACTGGCGATGCCCGCTTATATCGTTGCTTACGTTTATACTGACTTGTTTGATTATGCTGGCGTGGTGCAGCGCACGCTGCGTAGTGTG
This DNA window, taken from Shewanella maritima, encodes the following:
- a CDS encoding Fe(3+) ABC transporter substrate-binding protein, whose product is MKLLKSIAILGLASVAGVVNAAESLTVYSYRQAFLIDPILEKFTQDTGIKVDVVFSKKGIAERIQREGQLSPADVVLTSDFSRLMELVEKDLVAPVSSDVINGNIPSQFRAPDNTWYALTQRVRNVYSSRDRLGKLDINYEDLAAPKYKGKICTRSGKHPYNAALVASMIAHHGEAEAKTWLQGVKDNLARKPQGNDRAQVKAVKEGLCDIAIGNSYYLGKMLADPKQVSWAESVFLNFPNQANRGSHVNVSGMVLAKHSKNKDNAIKLMEFLTSNVAQQAYAEVNYEYPVNPSVKPSKLVASWGEFKADALPIHKLAENHQAAIKLLDEVKFDL
- a CDS encoding ferredoxin--NADP reductase; translated protein: MWTTGKVIAKQNWNDKLFSLRIEVDIAPYIAGQFIKLSQMQGDKRVARAYSLVNAPDAPYVEVLAVEVQDGQLSPKLHELEIGDEIEVSTKATGFMTLDEIPSGAVQGSDLWLLATGTAVGPFVSMLSTAEPWKRFERVLLVYGARFIDDLAYLEQLKAMELQYPQQFKLVTCITREPNPDGLTSRIPQGLLSGEIERYLGVEITPDDSQVMICGNPDMISEAQSLLLERGLAKNLRRAPGQITVEKYW